The sequence GCTCTGGCAATGGCAACGAAGTTGCAGCCGATGCTTCTTCTTGCTTGTATGTTCCCGATCCCTCTGGGACCGACTTCGATGCCGAATCCTCTGCTGTGTAAGTGTTTGAAGAGCTCGTCTCTGAATTTTGGcaacattattaattaatttatttgacaAATTCAGCAGCTCCCCAGCTTCAATTCCTGCCGACCTCGCTGCAGCCATTCCCCTCATCGATCGCTTCCAGGTTGAAGCTTTTCTGCGGCTTATGCAGAAGCAAATCCAGTCTGGTGGCAAGCGTGGCTTCTTCTATTCCAAAAAGTCATCGGGGGGCTCTCAGTCTCATCTCCAAAAAGAGCGCTTCACTTTCGAGGACATGCTTTGCTTCCAGaaggtcttcttcttcttcttcttctgctccaCTTCCTCCTATATTGACTTTGACTTTGTTGCTCAAAAAATCGTCTTCCAGGATCCCATCCCCACATCCTTGCTCAAGATTAACACCGATCTCCTCACCCGTGCTACCAAGTTGTTTAATCTCATCTTAAAGTATATGGGCGTTGATTCTTCTACTCCACCCTCTTTAGATGAACGCATTGACCTTGTTGGAAAGCTTTTCAAAAAAACCTTGAAGCGTGTTCAACTCCGGGACGAACTTTTTGCCCAAATCTCCAAACAGACTAGACATAATCCTCACAGCCACTACTTGATTAGAGCGTGGGAACTCATGTACCTATGTGCATCCTCAATGCCCCCTAGCAAAGATATCGCTGCATATCTCTCTGAGTATATCCACAATGTCGCGCACGATGCAACAACTGTACCAGAGGCTCAGCTTCTTTCTCTTAATACTTCCAAGGCCTTAAAGCGCTCTATCAAAGCTGGTCCTAGGCATACCACCCCTGCCCGTGAAGAAATTGAAGCTCTTTTGACCCGTCGAAAGCTTACAACCATTGTCTTCTTTCTCGATGAAACTTTTGAAGAAATCTCCTATGACATGGCTACTACAGTCTCTGATGCTGTTGAGGTATCCTCTTCTTTCCTTTCTGTTTTCCTTGCATTGCACTGCGATATTCTTGTTCAAAGCAGTGCTCCCCCCCCTTTGCTTTCGGTTATAATTCTCTCTCACTGCTGCATTCACTTTTCCGTATCAGGAGCTAGCTGGGACAATTAAACTATCAGCCTTTTCTAGCTTCAGTTTTTTTGAATGTCGTAAAGTGGTTTCAACTTCCAAATCATCTGATCCTGGAAATGGtatgctttcatattatttcttgatcattttcttaaaaactcttTGAGTCCCCTACTGTTACTACAATATCGATTGTTTCTCTACCCGTCATTTGCAGAGGATTATATAGGATTGGATGATAACAAGTATATTGGCGATCTCCTCGCAGAATTCAAAGCTATTAAAGATAGAAATAAAGGAGAGATACTACACTGCAAACtagtctttaaaaaaaaattattccgaGAGTCTGATGAAGCTGTAACAGATCTGATGTTTGTGCAGCTTTCCTATGTACAAGTGAGCTGTTTCTTCACTAATCACACATTTATGCTCACATGAAAACTTGCATTTCCTTgctgacacacacacacacacatgcaTGCAGCTGCAACATGACTATTTACTAGGAAACTATCCTGTTGGAAGGGATGATGCTGCTCAGCTTTGTGCCTTACAAATTCTTGTTGGCATTGGGTTTGTCAATAGTCCCGAGTCATGCATGTTAGTATTCTAAACTCCTTAGTAAAGCCTCTCGTTTATTTTTCCTTGTCTTGAACCTTAGGATGCTTGTTTTCAAAGTTACGATTATAATATCATTTTATTCCTCGTTGGGTCACGGATCAGAGACTGGACATCACTTCTTGAGCGATTTTTGCCGAGACAAATAGCAATAACCCGAGCCAAGCGTGAGTGGGAATTAGATATCCTTGCTCGATACAGTTCGATGGTAGGAATGACCCCATGCATTTTGTTCACTTGGATCTTACCCTTATCAGTTACCTTTGCCAAATACAATCTGATTGAAGTGATAGCATGCTAAAAGTTCCTTCGTATGTGTCCGTGGGAATGTAGGAGAACGTGACCAAAGATGATGCAAGGCAACAATTTTTACGGATATTGAAAGCACTGCCATATGGGAATTCTGTGTTTTTTAGCGTACGCAAGATAGATGATCCGATTGGCCTTTTACCTGGACGAATTATTTTGGGTATCAACAAACGTGGGGTCTGTTTCAAAGTCGACGCTATACTTATGACTCTTTAGAATACGTTATTGTTCTTTGGAATTCTTATGTATTTTGTTGGATTTGAATTAGTTGTTGCTTTCTTGTAGGTTCACTTTTTTCGACCGGTTCCTAAAGAGTATCTGCACTCAGCTGAATTACGTGACATAATGCAATTTGGCAGCAGCAACACTGCTGTCTTTTTCAAAATGAGAGTTGCTGGTGTTCTTCACATATTTCAGTTTGAGACAAAACAGGTTCAGTCATCATTGTTTTAGGATCATTATTATTGCTCTTCTTTACGACAACAGATTTGGGCAACTTGTAAATGTGAACCACCAGTTTATTCTTTGTAGGGAGAAGAAATCTGTGTTGCTTTACAAACACATATAAATGATGTTATGTTGCGTCGTTACTCCAAAGCCCGATATGCTGCCAATAGCTTGGTTAATGGAGGAGATATATCCTGCAGTTCTAAGCCGCAAAATCTTGAAGTGTATGAAAAACGTGTGCAAGATTTGTTTGAAGAGTCCCAGAAGAAGAATGATAAGGTACATATTCTTTGGAATTTCAAGTTTCTTTGTCGTGTAAAATTGAATTTTAGAGGGAAAGCTAACTCTGTCGAAACACATGAAATAACATACTACAGATGATTTTTATCATGGATTGCTATCTCTGGCAGTTGTGAGATAGTGCAATAGTTTTAACCCCTTCCTCACTATTTTCATGTACTGTATGTAGAATGTTATTTTCTGGCCTCTTAGAGTTGATGCTGATGAACTACTACCACATTTTTCATGTTGTTGTATAGTTGATGGATGAAGTGCGAGAGAAACATCTGCAAGAAATTACTCTGCGTGAAGAGTTAGAAGCTATACGCCATAACTTAGAGCCTGAACGGAAAAAAATGTTGGAGGTTACTTTAGACCGTAATAAACTTAAGACCTTGTGTGATGAGAAGGAAACAGCTATTCAAGTTAGTTATAACATaactctctcttctttcttttgcttGGTTGGAGTtgtttatttattcattttatcTACTGTAGTCCTTGATGTCTGAACTGCGAGGAACAGAAGCAAGGTTGGCAAAGTCGGGCAACACAAAATCAAGTAAATCAGAACTAACTGAAATGAATAATCAGGTGAATATATATCATGTGTTAAAATGTGGTTCATAGTCGGTGTGCTATAGTTACTGAGTATATTATGTTGTTCTTTGTAAGCGATTctgtgttttaaaaattaattttctgtCACAGAAATTATACAAAATCCAAACCGAGTTAGAAGTTCGGAATAAGGAATTGCACATTGCAGTTGAGAATTCAAAGAGGTTGTTGAGTCAGAACAAAATATTGGAGCAAAGTGTTTTCAATattgaaaataagaaaacagaGGAGGTGAATATCAGTATTAGATTTATGGTGATTCGAACCGATAAGTAGGAAATACTAGCTTGTTGTTGACTCTTCAACATTTCAGGTTGAAAACCAAAAGAgatatgaacaagaaagaaaggTTTTAAAGCTTCAAGTTTCTGAACTTAAAAATAAGCTTGATGTCCTTACTCAAGACTTGGATAGGGCTGAGTGTACGATTGAAACTAAGACTTCTGATATGAAGCTCTTGCAGAATAATTTGAAAGAGCTCGAGGAGTTAAGAGAAATGAAAGAGGTATATGTACTCTTTAATTACTCTTCATcgttttaatattgtttttatttgaatGGTGGAAATGTATTTTCATGATTTagctaaaaatttaaaataaaggtAAGACGTTCCATTCCAATATCATGGTTGTAGGACATTGACAGAAAAAATGAGCAAACAGCTGCCATTTTGAAGATGCAAGGAGCCCAACTTGCTGAGCTAGAAATACTTTACAAGGAAGAACAGGTTCTAAGGAAAAGATATTACAATACTATAGAAGGTAATATAATGATTAAGTACTTACAATGAGATTCATTGCTGGATTCTTTTTAGAATTTGTTTATATAacttttttgtttgtatttgattGTAGATATGAAGGGGAAAATTAGAGTATACTGTCGGATAAGACCGCTAAATGAAAAAGAGAGGTCAGAGAGGGAAAAACAGATGTTAACAAGTGTGGATGAGTTTACAGTCGAGCATCCGTGGAAAGATGACAAACGAAAGCAACACATATATGATCGTGTATTTGACATGCTTGCTAGCCAAGATGATGTCTTCGAAGACACAAAGGTATTATTGTGATGTGTAACTATGTTCACTTCCCTTTCATCCTTTGCAATTTTGTTTTGGGAACTAATATAATTCTTCTTTAATAGTATTTGATACAGTCAGCTATAGATGGATATAATGTATGCATCTTCGCATATGGTCAAACTGGTTCTGGAAAAACTTTCACAATATATGGGCATGAGAACAATCCTGGACTCACACCTCGAGCTACGAAGGaacttttcaaaatattaaagcGAGATAGCAACAGattttcattttctctaaagGTAATTTGTTATCCTAATACATATGTTGTGGTCAAAGATTCTGGCATCAGATGACGACAAGAAATCATGCAGGCGTATATGGTGGAACTTTATCAAGACACACTTGTAGACCTTCTGCTACCAAAAAGTGCAAGACGCTTGAAACTAGATATTAAAAAAGATTCTAAGGtaatgtgatatatatatatatatatttaattggtTTTTGGACACATAAATTTGATATTATGCATTTCGTAGGGTATGGTCTTTGTCGAGAATGTGACAACTATACCTATATCGACTTTGGAGGAACTGCGAATGATTATTGAAAGAGGATCTGAACGACGACATGTTTCTGGAACAAATATGAATGAAGAAAGCTCAAGATCTCACCTAATACTTTCGGTTGTTATCGAAAGTATCGATCTTCAAACCCAGTCTGCTTCAAGGGGCAAGGTGACCAATTTCACAATGATTATTGACTcaaaaacttcttttttttctcaaaattttgaCAACATTTAGGTCAAAGAAATAGTTCTTTAACTTTTCATGCCTTGATAAACCTTAGTGCTGTAATACAATAAGGATAAAATAGATCCATATTTATGAGACAATGAATATATTTCTCATTGTCTCATAAATTGAGGCTCACTATCCTTTTCGTGGACTATATGAGAATTATTTTCATGGGGGCAAATTCTGATCCTATATTTGTTAATTTGCAGTTGAGTTTTGTGGATCTTGCTGGTTCTGAGAGAGTAAAAAAGTCAGGCTCTGCTGGTTGCCAACTTAAAGAAGCTCAAA comes from Brassica rapa cultivar Chiifu-401-42 chromosome A02, CAAS_Brap_v3.01, whole genome shotgun sequence and encodes:
- the LOC103855359 gene encoding kinesin-like protein KIN-14E isoform X4, with protein sequence MEGQRGSNSSLSSGNGNEVAADASSCLYVPDPSGTDFDAESSAVSPASIPADLAAAIPLIDRFQVEAFLRLMQKQIQSGGKRGFFYSKKSSGGSQSHLQKERFTFEDMLCFQKDPIPTSLLKINTDLLTRATKLFNLILKYMGVDSSTPPSLDERIDLVGKLFKKTLKRVQLRDELFAQISKQTRHNPHSHYLIRAWELMYLCASSMPPSKDIAAYLSEYIHNVAHDATTVPEAQLLSLNTSKALKRSIKAGPRHTTPAREEIEALLTRRKLTTIVFFLDETFEEISYDMATTVSDAVEELAGTIKLSAFSSFSFFECRKVVSTSKSSDPGNEDYIGLDDNKYIGDLLAEFKAIKDRNKGEILHCKLVFKKKLFRESDEAVTDLMFVQLSYVQLQHDYLLGNYPVGRDDAAQLCALQILVGIGFVNSPESCIDWTSLLERFLPRQIAITRAKREWELDILARYSSMENVTKDDARQQFLRILKALPYGNSVFFSVRKIDDPIGLLPGRIILGINKRGVHFFRPVPKEYLHSAELRDIMQFGSSNTAVFFKMRVAGVLHIFQFETKQGEEICVALQTHINDVMLRRYSKARYAANSLVNGGDISCSSKPQNLEVYEKRVQDLFEESQKKNDKLMDEVREKHLQEITLREELEAIRHNLEPERKKMLEVTLDRNKLKTLCDEKETAIQSLMSELRGTEARLAKSGNTKSSKSELTEMNNQKLYKIQTELEVRNKELHIAVENSKRLLSQNKILEQSVFNIENKKTEEVENQKRYEQERKVLKLQVSELKNKLDVLTQDLDRAECTIETKTSDMKLLQNNLKELEELREMKEDIDRKNEQTAAILKMQGAQLAELEILYKEEQVLRKRYYNTIEDMKGKIRVYCRIRPLNEKERSEREKQMLTSVDEFTVEHPWKDDKRKQHIYDRVFDMLASQDDVFEDTKYLIQSAIDGYNVCIFAYGQTGSGKTFTIYGHENNPGLTPRATKELFKILKRDSNRFSFSLKAYMVELYQDTLVDLLLPKSARRLKLDIKKDSKGMVFVENVTTIPISTLEELRMIIERGSERRHVSGTNMNEESSRSHLILSVVIESIDLQTQSASRGKLSFVDLAGSERVKKSGSAGCQLKEAQSINKSLSALGDVIGALSSGSQHIPYRNHKLTMLMSDSLGGNAKTLMFVNVSPAESNLDETYNSLLYASRVRMIVNDPNKHISSKEMVRLKKLVAYWKEQAGKKSEEEDLLEIEEYRTLRDEGDS
- the LOC103855359 gene encoding kinesin-like protein KIN-14E isoform X2 — protein: MEGQRGSNSSLSSGNGNEVAADASSCLYVPDPSGTDFDAESSAVSPASIPADLAAAIPLIDRFQVEAFLRLMQKQIQSGGKRGFFYSKKSSGGSQSHLQKERFTFEDMLCFQKVFFFFFFCSTSSYIDFDFVAQKIVFQDPIPTSLLKINTDLLTRATKLFNLILKYMGVDSSTPPSLDERIDLVGKLFKKTLKRVQLRDELFAQISKQTRHNPHSHYLIRAWELMYLCASSMPPSKDIAAYLSEYIHNVAHDATTVPEAQLLSLNTSKALKRSIKAGPRHTTPAREEIEALLTRRKLTTIVFFLDETFEEISYDMATTVSDAVEELAGTIKLSAFSSFSFFECRKVVSTSKSSDPGNEDYIGLDDNKYIGDLLAEFKAIKDRNKGEILHCKLVFKKKLFRESDEAVTDLMFVQLSYVQLQHDYLLGNYPVGRDDAAQLCALQILVGIGFVNSPESCIDWTSLLERFLPRQIAITRAKREWELDILARYSSMENVTKDDARQQFLRILKALPYGNSVFFSVRKIDDPIGLLPGRIILGINKRGVHFFRPVPKEYLHSAELRDIMQFGSSNTAVFFKMRVAGVLHIFQFETKQGEEICVALQTHINDVMLRRYSKARYAANSLVNGGDISCSSKPQNLEVYEKRVQDLFEESQKKNDKLMDEVREKHLQEITLREELEAIRHNLEPERKKMLEVTLDRNKLKTLCDEKETAIQSLMSELRGTEARLAKSGNTKSSKSELTEMNNQKLYKIQTELEVRNKELHIAVENSKRLLSQNKILEQSVFNIENKKTEEVENQKRYEQERKVLKLQVSELKNKLDVLTQDLDRAECTIETKTSDMKLLQNNLKELEELREMKEDIDRKNEQTAAILKMQGAQLAELEILYKEEQVLRKRYYNTIEDMKGKIRVYCRIRPLNEKERSEREKQMLTSVDEFTVEHPWKDDKRKQHIYDRVFDMLASQDDVFEDTKYLIQSAIDGYNVCIFAYGQTGSGKTFTIYGHENNPGLTPRATKELFKILKRDSNRFSFSLKAYMVELYQDTLVDLLLPKSARRLKLDIKKDSKGMVFVENVTTIPISTLEELRMIIERGSERRHVSGTNMNEESSRSHLILSVVIESIDLQTQSASRGKLSFVDLAGSERVKKSGSAGCQLKEAQSINKSLSALGDVIGALSSGSQHIPYRNHKLTMLMSDSLGGNAKTLMFVNVSPAESNLDETYNSLLYASRVRMIVNDPNKHISSKEMVRLKKLVAYWKEQAGKKSEEEDLLEIEEYRTLRDEGDS
- the LOC103855359 gene encoding kinesin-like protein KIN-14E isoform X1, producing the protein MEGQRGSNSSLSSGNGNEVAADASSCLYVPDPSGTDFDAESSAVSSPASIPADLAAAIPLIDRFQVEAFLRLMQKQIQSGGKRGFFYSKKSSGGSQSHLQKERFTFEDMLCFQKVFFFFFFCSTSSYIDFDFVAQKIVFQDPIPTSLLKINTDLLTRATKLFNLILKYMGVDSSTPPSLDERIDLVGKLFKKTLKRVQLRDELFAQISKQTRHNPHSHYLIRAWELMYLCASSMPPSKDIAAYLSEYIHNVAHDATTVPEAQLLSLNTSKALKRSIKAGPRHTTPAREEIEALLTRRKLTTIVFFLDETFEEISYDMATTVSDAVEELAGTIKLSAFSSFSFFECRKVVSTSKSSDPGNEDYIGLDDNKYIGDLLAEFKAIKDRNKGEILHCKLVFKKKLFRESDEAVTDLMFVQLSYVQLQHDYLLGNYPVGRDDAAQLCALQILVGIGFVNSPESCIDWTSLLERFLPRQIAITRAKREWELDILARYSSMENVTKDDARQQFLRILKALPYGNSVFFSVRKIDDPIGLLPGRIILGINKRGVHFFRPVPKEYLHSAELRDIMQFGSSNTAVFFKMRVAGVLHIFQFETKQGEEICVALQTHINDVMLRRYSKARYAANSLVNGGDISCSSKPQNLEVYEKRVQDLFEESQKKNDKLMDEVREKHLQEITLREELEAIRHNLEPERKKMLEVTLDRNKLKTLCDEKETAIQSLMSELRGTEARLAKSGNTKSSKSELTEMNNQKLYKIQTELEVRNKELHIAVENSKRLLSQNKILEQSVFNIENKKTEEVENQKRYEQERKVLKLQVSELKNKLDVLTQDLDRAECTIETKTSDMKLLQNNLKELEELREMKEDIDRKNEQTAAILKMQGAQLAELEILYKEEQVLRKRYYNTIEDMKGKIRVYCRIRPLNEKERSEREKQMLTSVDEFTVEHPWKDDKRKQHIYDRVFDMLASQDDVFEDTKYLIQSAIDGYNVCIFAYGQTGSGKTFTIYGHENNPGLTPRATKELFKILKRDSNRFSFSLKAYMVELYQDTLVDLLLPKSARRLKLDIKKDSKGMVFVENVTTIPISTLEELRMIIERGSERRHVSGTNMNEESSRSHLILSVVIESIDLQTQSASRGKLSFVDLAGSERVKKSGSAGCQLKEAQSINKSLSALGDVIGALSSGSQHIPYRNHKLTMLMSDSLGGNAKTLMFVNVSPAESNLDETYNSLLYASRVRMIVNDPNKHISSKEMVRLKKLVAYWKEQAGKKSEEEDLLEIEEYRTLRDEGDS
- the LOC103855359 gene encoding kinesin-like protein KIN-14E isoform X3 — its product is MEGQRGSNSSLSSGNGNEVAADASSCLYVPDPSGTDFDAESSAVSSPASIPADLAAAIPLIDRFQVEAFLRLMQKQIQSGGKRGFFYSKKSSGGSQSHLQKERFTFEDMLCFQKDPIPTSLLKINTDLLTRATKLFNLILKYMGVDSSTPPSLDERIDLVGKLFKKTLKRVQLRDELFAQISKQTRHNPHSHYLIRAWELMYLCASSMPPSKDIAAYLSEYIHNVAHDATTVPEAQLLSLNTSKALKRSIKAGPRHTTPAREEIEALLTRRKLTTIVFFLDETFEEISYDMATTVSDAVEELAGTIKLSAFSSFSFFECRKVVSTSKSSDPGNEDYIGLDDNKYIGDLLAEFKAIKDRNKGEILHCKLVFKKKLFRESDEAVTDLMFVQLSYVQLQHDYLLGNYPVGRDDAAQLCALQILVGIGFVNSPESCIDWTSLLERFLPRQIAITRAKREWELDILARYSSMENVTKDDARQQFLRILKALPYGNSVFFSVRKIDDPIGLLPGRIILGINKRGVHFFRPVPKEYLHSAELRDIMQFGSSNTAVFFKMRVAGVLHIFQFETKQGEEICVALQTHINDVMLRRYSKARYAANSLVNGGDISCSSKPQNLEVYEKRVQDLFEESQKKNDKLMDEVREKHLQEITLREELEAIRHNLEPERKKMLEVTLDRNKLKTLCDEKETAIQSLMSELRGTEARLAKSGNTKSSKSELTEMNNQKLYKIQTELEVRNKELHIAVENSKRLLSQNKILEQSVFNIENKKTEEVENQKRYEQERKVLKLQVSELKNKLDVLTQDLDRAECTIETKTSDMKLLQNNLKELEELREMKEDIDRKNEQTAAILKMQGAQLAELEILYKEEQVLRKRYYNTIEDMKGKIRVYCRIRPLNEKERSEREKQMLTSVDEFTVEHPWKDDKRKQHIYDRVFDMLASQDDVFEDTKYLIQSAIDGYNVCIFAYGQTGSGKTFTIYGHENNPGLTPRATKELFKILKRDSNRFSFSLKAYMVELYQDTLVDLLLPKSARRLKLDIKKDSKGMVFVENVTTIPISTLEELRMIIERGSERRHVSGTNMNEESSRSHLILSVVIESIDLQTQSASRGKLSFVDLAGSERVKKSGSAGCQLKEAQSINKSLSALGDVIGALSSGSQHIPYRNHKLTMLMSDSLGGNAKTLMFVNVSPAESNLDETYNSLLYASRVRMIVNDPNKHISSKEMVRLKKLVAYWKEQAGKKSEEEDLLEIEEYRTLRDEGDS